The following nucleotide sequence is from Ferruginibacter lapsinanis.
TTGTCAGAGCAGAAATCGATTCTATCAGAGTAGAAATCGATATCGTCAGAGAAGAAATCAACATTGTCAGAGCAGAAATCGATTCTGTCAGAGAAGAAATCGATTTTGTCAGTAAAGAAATCGACAACTCCAGGACAGAAATCAACAACTCCACTCAAGAAATCGACAATGTCAGTGCAGAAATCGATTTTGTCAGCACAGAAATCAACATCGTCAAAGCAGAAAACACCACCCCCACACAAAACAAAATGTATTTTTTTGTAAAAACACTTGCAACAACCTCCCTAAAAAGGTATCTTCAATATTGCGAATCAACCGCAATGTGGAAACAAGCTACCACATAAAAAAACGGGGCGTAACCGAAAAGCCATATGAGTAGGAAAACTAAAAATATTCACCATGCCTAAGTATGTAATCGAAAGAGAGATCCCCGGTGCAGGTAAATTAACCGCAGAACAATTAAAAGGAATTTCACAAACTTCCTGTGGAGTGTTAAGTAACATGGGGCCCCAGATACAGTGGATACAAAGCTATGTTACCGGCGACAAGATCTACTGTGTGTACATTGCTCCCAATGAAGAAATGGTTAGAGAACATGCCAAACAAGGCGGCTTCCCCGCAAATGCAGTGAATGAAGTAAAAGCGATCATCGATCCAACAACGTCAGAGTAGGTGCTTGCTTTCGGGTTATGATAGCTGTGTTGGCATTTGTACCAACACAGCTATCACTGTCAATAATGTACATTCAGCTTAACAAAGTTATTAATCCAAAAGAGGCTTTATTTTCTTCCCTATCAATTCAATTGACTCCATCAGTTTTGCATGAGGCAAAGCCGCTGTATCCATTTGAAAACTAAGCCTCGTTATACCTCCCAATGCTTCCGCATGTCGCAGAATTTTTTCAGCAACTTCTTCCGCACCACCCACAAGCAATGCTCCCTGCGGTCCCATCTGGGCTTCAAATCTTGATCGGGTCATAGGTGGCCATCCACGTTCTTTCCCGATATTGGTCATACTCTCGGCGTAGCCGGGATAAAAACCGTCCAACGCTTCCTTTGTCGTGTTAGCAACATATCCCAATGAATGCAATCCCACTTTTAATTTTTCCGGCGAATGGCCCGCCTGCTTTCCGGCTTCTCTGTACAGATCTACCAAAGGTCTAAAGCGATGCGTTTCGCCTCCAATGATAGCAACTATCAGCGGCAGTCCAAGCATACCTGCACGTATAAACGATTCAGGTGTTCCGCCCACTCCCAACCAAATAGGCAGTTCATCCTGCAATGGTCTTGGGTAAACAGGCTGGTTGTTTAAAGCAGGTCTGAATTTACCCGACCATGTCACAAATTCTTCGGCACGTATCTTCAGCAACAACTCCAGCTTCTCTGCAAACAACGCATCATAATCCCTCAGGTTCAATCCAAACAAAGGAAACGCATCCGTAAAAGATCCACGGCCAACAACCATTTCTGCACGACCTCCTGAGATAAGATCCAGTGTAGCAAAATTTTGAAATACCCTTACAGGATCAGCAGCACTTAACACAGTAACAGCACTTGTAAGTCGTATGCGCTTTGTTCTGGCGGCGGCTGCCGAAAGGATCAAAGCAGGTGCCGAATCCAAAAAATCTTTACGATGATGCTCCCCTATACCAAATACATCCAACCCAACAGTATCTGCCTGTTCTATTCGTTCCAGTAATTCGGACATTGCAGCTTTATTATCCGTTGCACTTCCATTTTGGTTACTGAACTTTGCCGCAAAACTATCTATTCCTATTTCCATATTATTTTTTTATCAGATGGTTATCATAGGCGATCACATGATCACTCACCAATCTTTTACTTAACTCGTTAAAACGTACCACCGCCGTTATCCAAAGCACAACCTGGAGAATGATCGGCACCATAGCTGCTTGCTGATGCTCAACATGCGTGGCGATAGCTCCACCAAGATAAGCAGCCAAAAGCAATGTTCCTAACAGGCCGGTTCGGGGAACAATAAAAAGTACAATGGAAATGATCTCCACCATACCCAATAATTTTACAGTTGCCGCCGATAAGCCCATAGCAGCAGCTCCTTTTACCGCTTCTTCACCACCTATCAATTTCATCGTTGCGCTGCTTAAAAATACAAATGCTAATAAACCGGTAAGCACCCAACCAATAATGTTTCTTGTTTTTTGTGTCATATTATTTTGTTTTAAAACACAAAGTTATTTACCTTCACTATCTAAAAGATACCAGTATACTTTTAGATACCGGTATCCTTTTGTATAGCATTAAACGCATTCATCATGACAAACTGTAAAGAAAATCTGCACACAAAGGAAACCTGCATGCAAAGTATTGCGGCGGTAAGAGACACTTTGTATGTATTAAGTGGCAAATGGAAATTACCCATTATTATTGCGCTATTAAAAGGCCCTACCCGTTTTAAAGATCTGCAAAGAGAATTACAGGACATCACACCAAAGATCCTCTCTAAAGAATTAAAAGAATTGGAGATGAATGAATTTGTTACCAGGACCGTATACGCTACTTCGCCTGTTACGGTTGAATATGAATTAACAAAATACAGCCAATCGCTCAATAAGATCATCAGCGAAATGCGTGAATGGGGAATGCAGCACAGAAGGCGTATGATGAATAACAGTCGTAGAAGTAAGAAAGCAAAAGAAATGGTAGAGGCATAATACAAACATCAGCTTCATCAAAAAATATATTGTATGAAAGAAAAAATAAAAGTCTTTATCACCGGTGGCACTTTTGATAAAGAGTACAACGAATTGAATGGAAGTCTTTTTTTTAAAGAAACACATTTGCATGAAATGCTTACACTCGGCAGATGCAGACTCGATCTCTCCATCGATACATTAATGATGAAAGATAGCCTTGACTTTAATGACGCAGACAGACAATCAATAGCCAACGCCTGTTCGGCTGCCGCAGAAGAAAGGATCCTGATCACACACGGTACCGATACGATGACAATCACTGCATCCTATCTGGCAAAAAATTGTCGCAATAAGACCATCGTTTTAACCGGTGCTATGGTCCCTTATAAATTCGGTAGTTCAGACGGACTTTTTAATTTAGGCAGCGCCCTGGCATTTGTGCAGATATTACCTGCAGGTGTTTATATTGCTATGAATGGTAAAATATTTGAAGCAGATAAGGTCAAAAAGAATACCGACAAAGGCGAATTTGAATCTATCAGTTAATCGTGCTGATCATTGTATCCGAATTTTTCATTCAATGCAAATACAGCTTCAGCAGAAAAATTATTTTTACGAACCAATTCCAGTTGTCCTTCTATCAGTCCTTTTTTCGTAGGCAATGTTTCATCATTTTTTCTAAACAGAATTAACGCCTGCTCATCTTCAGCAACAGGTAATGTATGCAAGGCCTTTATTACATCTTCCATTTGGCTGATGACAGACAGTATCTGGTTGGGTATCCAGGATGTAATAGGTGTTCCTCCGGTCGCAGTAGCATATTTGGTATTCGCCATAATATATTTTTGCACAAACTGCCAGTGCCCGTTTCTGAAATGATAAATTTCTTCGAGTATCCCCAGCAGGTAGCAAAGTCCTGTTATATCTTTATTATCCACCAACTTACCCATCAATCCTTTAGGGTGCAACGCTTTCACCGATCCTTCCAGGTCAATAAAAAATGACTGAATACATTTGGGTCGATACAATCGCAGATCCAGCAAATATTTAGTCAGCTCGTTTTCAGGATAATAAAATATCACTCCCGAAAAAATATCCTGCATCGGAATGATATCATCCTGTGCCCCCGTTTGCCCTCTGAAAGCTTTTGGTTCATCCCACACTTTTTCATACGTAACACCTTCTCCAAATAAAGCCTCATTACCTTTCACCCCCATAATAAAAATCCTGAAATCATTGTAATGCTGCCATCTCGATGCCTTCCACATTTCCTTCCGCCTTAGATTCATCTGTTTCATCGTTTGCCAATTCTTCGCTAATAAAGAAGATACAGTGGCATCGGTTTGTTGCAACTGTTGTATGGTTTGCATTACAGTTCCTACCAGGCCTGCAGAAAAACGATTGATATCTACATGCAGCATAATAAAACCCACCTCATCCGGTTGCCCCGAAAAACGATTGCACATCGTAACGTTCTCCCAGTTCAGGTCACCATCAGCATTAAGTTTTCTGTAATTACCTAACGAGTAAGCATAGTGGTAATCAAGCCAGGGGAACACCTGCAATTTTTCAGCAACCTTACAAAAAGGCTGGGCTATATTGGCTGGCAAAAAATTCCTCGCTTTTCCGTAGCTGCCATCTTTTCTGAATTGCTGAAAGGATGGTTCAAGTAAATAGGCCGAAGTCAAAAAACCATAAGACCTGAACAATGCCTGTATAACAAATACATCTGTTTCTGCACTTACAATATCGATGAAATTAGGCAGTGCTAAAACAGGAGCTACAATAGCATCGGGAGTATGTAATAACCCGTTTTTATTCCCTTCTATTACAACCGGCATTGCATCTAAAATAACTTGTAAAGCTTGATATCTTTCAGGCAAAGTTTCAAGGGGAGCTTTCAAAGGCAGAAAACCACAATCGGCACCTACATTGAAAAAGCCATCACTGTAATTAGATAATAGTGGCATAGCAATCGTTATTTTGCCATATGAAGCTATGAAAAAACTCTTTCCCGAACAATTAACTTTACGCTACCCTCGGGCTGTTGTTCTTTTTAATTAATTTTACAGGATCGATAAAAAACAAACTGATTGTATGGAAAATAAAGCCCCGGCTGATGGTGTTGAAATAAATGAGAACATAGTAAGATTGAATGCTTTATGGGTATTTATTCTCATTGCATTTTCCTTGTTCTTTGCAGCTACACCTATCTACATGTTTTTAGCTGCTGATTTCTTTCTTCGTACTTTTAATTTCGAAAAATTCAGTCTGATAAACTGGCACAGTAAAAACACCATACAACAACTGAATATACCTGATAAACCTATCGCTGCGGAGCCAAGACGTTTTGCTGCAGGTATCGGTTTTATCGTATCCTTTATTATACTAATTTTATTACAGTTACATTTGTATAAAATAGCATTAGGATGTAAAATTGTATTTGCTATTCTTGCTTTTTTGGAATCATTTGCAGGAATTTGTGTAGGTTGCTACATCTATAGTTTTATCAGGAAAACAAAAACTATAAAATAATGAATGACTCCGTAGCTCAGTTGGTAGAGCTATTGACTCTTAATCAATAGGTCCGGGGTTCGAGCCCCCGCGGGGTCACATAAAAAACTGCATACTTTAATTGGTCTGCAGTTTTTTTTTATGCAAAAAAATGAAAGTGTAACATGTTATCCTGAACATAAAAAAGCCCCGAAATAAATGTCCGGGGCTTTTTTATATTTATTTGATCAATATTATCTTTCTTCGTCACGGTCTTTTTTATGATTAAATCTGTACCAGATAGAAAAACCTATGTTATAGAAGAAGTCTCTGTCGTTAGGATTACCTCTTGCTCCAAGATCAACTCCCGGATTTCTAAAGTATGAAGCAATATCCTCATTCCCCGGATTAGCGGCTCTGATGATACCATCATCCACATATGAAACCTTACTGGCATCATCCAGATAGTCTGTATAGAGTTTGAAAGCGGTAAACTCTACTGCTACTTTTAAATTTTTGGTGATCCTATAGTTTATTCCGGCCATGAACGGTGTGGTTAAAGCCAGCGTACTGTATTGTTTTCCACCCGGAGCCGTTTGACCTTCAGTGCCGTATTGTCTTAATGGATACCAGTTACTATCTGTGTATTGGCCCATAGGATTAAATTTCACAAGACCTACACCGATACCAAAAGTAGGATATAATTTTTTCCCAAGCGTTGTATTACCCTTGTGGCGATTTGAACTGTATTTATCGCTGAAACTATACTCGCCCATTACAAATCCGCTAATGATCTTACTCTTAAATCGCAATTTTCTAGGACCATACAATCCATAATCCGTTGCCTGAACATTTGTAAAATCTACAGATAATCTGGCCGCAATATTCCTGTTGATATGATACCTGATCTTTAAACCAAATGCTTTATTCCATTTTTCCTGGTTGAACCAATCATGGTTTAGATCGCCGGCATAGCCGCTCACTCCTCCAAAAATCCCAACTTCCCATTTGCCGAATTTTACAGAATCGATCTCAGTAATAATATTTTTAGTGGTATCAACCAATTTAGAATTATACTGCTGAATATCTTTTGGCTGTAGCGTAACGTAATCCATTTTATAGCTTCTGTTACCACAACGTTTAAAGAAATCCAACAAACCTAAATTCACACTTGGTACCGTAACACCATCTCTGTTTTTTAAATTTTCGATGCTGATATAACCAATAGGTTGAGTTAAAATTGAATCAGTAAAACTGAAGTCTGCTGCATTTCCGGATGATGCAGCAAAAGTGTAATTTTTATCTACATGAATTTTTAAAATATCTCCGGAAATAGTATCAATAAAGTTGAAGTATACTTTATAGTCCTTTTGACTCGGAGCGATAGAAGTATTAAAAAGTATCTTTATCGATTTTCCTGCCAGCGAATCAATAGGCGCATCCTGAGAAATATTTTTTCCATTGATGCTTAATTCCATAGGGAAAGCATGCAAGTTAAAGTTCGGATCTTTTTGGATATACTTCTTGTCAACCCCGTGTTTCAGAAAGTTATTCTCTATGATAAAATCCGACTTAGGATGCAAAAACCCTATCGTTCCCAGGTTTAATAATTTCAAAGAATCCTGAGAAAGTATATAGTTATCCGAGAAAGCATTATCATATACCTTCATTGTATATTTTCCCTGGATATCATCAAGCCCAACATAAAGCGGATTACTTTCCACTTTGGTCCTGTTATCAAAATACAAGTTGTTAGCAAAAACGTTCTTTTCAAATAAGTATCTTACTCTGTAAGATGTTGCATTGGTGATCGTAATATTTGAATAGTTATCCGCAAAAACGTTATTCCTGAAAACAAAATCTAATGGTTGTTTATTCAGATAAAACTCCACCTCTCTTACAGAAACCGCATCATTGAATTCATAAGTATTAAAGAAATCAGAATTAGTTATTTCTACTCCTTTTCTATACCAGTCTTTAATAAATTCTAATGGTTTAATTAAAAATTTGAAACTTGAGTAAGTAATTTTAATATCAGCATCGGGACTGCTGCTGCCAATTACTAACCCTGTACCAGACTCTCTGCCACCTGCACTCGAAAACTGAATTAAATTGTTTGGTTCACCATTAGCATGCAAGCCTCCGTTTATTTTCATAGTTGCACCGGGTGAAAAGAATATCCTTACACCGGGCTCAATGGTCAATAATGCTGTTTTAGCAAACACGACATCGCTTTGCACTATATAATCACCTTTCTTTAATGTAATACTACTGTCGTATCGCTCCCTCAAGATATACCCTGTTTCAGGTTTAAGCATCTGTGCAGAGATATTTTTAAGACTGCAACACAGAATAAATAATACAATAATTTTCTTCATTAGTTTGTAATTGTCAATTTAAAAAACTTAAATAACCCTGTAAACCACTGTAGGTATTCTCCTGATTATTCCGTCTACTGTTTGTATTTTGAAATTATCCAGAATAATAACATCTCCTCGTTTTACATTCTTTAAGATCCCTTTGCTTTCCGCAGAGAATGCGGTTCCTTTATTACCTTTTACTCTTACTTCTCCGATTGGATTATCAAAAGGCACTAAGGTTACGTCGAAACTTTCGCAATTATAAACGGTGTTGGAAAGATTGCTGGCCTCATTCTTAAGCTCAATACTATTAGCTACCTTAACAATATCCTTCGAAATAGTACCTCCTTTATATCCTGATAAATAAACATCCGGATTAGGGATCAAAATAACTTTAAAGGTTCTTTCCTGTAATAATTTTCTAACACCACCCTTTACAGCATACACATCCACTTTTGTAAACCCTTCTTTTTTAAATCTTAAAAAATATTTACCGCTTTTATTTACAACCTCTCCGTCGCTTAAAGTTATTTCCTGTGTATATCCTTCAGGTGCTGAATAGGCAACATCAACCGGGTTATCAACTCCCAGATACATTTCATCATATCCTCCTCCACCAACAAATGCATACATCTGCTCATCTTTAACAGGTGGCGGCGGATTCATTGGCTTTTGATTAAATGTAGCCGAACTGATATCAGCTCCGTTTCTTCTGATCAATCCTGTCAGTTTATGCTTAGCGATCTG
It contains:
- a CDS encoding DUF4242 domain-containing protein gives rise to the protein MPKYVIEREIPGAGKLTAEQLKGISQTSCGVLSNMGPQIQWIQSYVTGDKIYCVYIAPNEEMVREHAKQGGFPANAVNEVKAIIDPTTSE
- a CDS encoding LLM class flavin-dependent oxidoreductase, with protein sequence MEIGIDSFAAKFSNQNGSATDNKAAMSELLERIEQADTVGLDVFGIGEHHRKDFLDSAPALILSAAAARTKRIRLTSAVTVLSAADPVRVFQNFATLDLISGGRAEMVVGRGSFTDAFPLFGLNLRDYDALFAEKLELLLKIRAEEFVTWSGKFRPALNNQPVYPRPLQDELPIWLGVGGTPESFIRAGMLGLPLIVAIIGGETHRFRPLVDLYREAGKQAGHSPEKLKVGLHSLGYVANTTKEALDGFYPGYAESMTNIGKERGWPPMTRSRFEAQMGPQGALLVGGAEEVAEKILRHAEALGGITRLSFQMDTAALPHAKLMESIELIGKKIKPLLD
- a CDS encoding DoxX family protein — its product is MTQKTRNIIGWVLTGLLAFVFLSSATMKLIGGEEAVKGAAAMGLSAATVKLLGMVEIISIVLFIVPRTGLLGTLLLAAYLGGAIATHVEHQQAAMVPIILQVVLWITAVVRFNELSKRLVSDHVIAYDNHLIKK
- a CDS encoding winged helix-turn-helix transcriptional regulator, which translates into the protein MTNCKENLHTKETCMQSIAAVRDTLYVLSGKWKLPIIIALLKGPTRFKDLQRELQDITPKILSKELKELEMNEFVTRTVYATSPVTVEYELTKYSQSLNKIISEMREWGMQHRRRMMNNSRRSKKAKEMVEA
- a CDS encoding asparaginase domain-containing protein produces the protein MKEKIKVFITGGTFDKEYNELNGSLFFKETHLHEMLTLGRCRLDLSIDTLMMKDSLDFNDADRQSIANACSAAAEERILITHGTDTMTITASYLAKNCRNKTIVLTGAMVPYKFGSSDGLFNLGSALAFVQILPAGVYIAMNGKIFEADKVKKNTDKGEFESIS
- a CDS encoding indoleamine 2,3-dioxygenase, with translation MPLLSNYSDGFFNVGADCGFLPLKAPLETLPERYQALQVILDAMPVVIEGNKNGLLHTPDAIVAPVLALPNFIDIVSAETDVFVIQALFRSYGFLTSAYLLEPSFQQFRKDGSYGKARNFLPANIAQPFCKVAEKLQVFPWLDYHYAYSLGNYRKLNADGDLNWENVTMCNRFSGQPDEVGFIMLHVDINRFSAGLVGTVMQTIQQLQQTDATVSSLLAKNWQTMKQMNLRRKEMWKASRWQHYNDFRIFIMGVKGNEALFGEGVTYEKVWDEPKAFRGQTGAQDDIIPMQDIFSGVIFYYPENELTKYLLDLRLYRPKCIQSFFIDLEGSVKALHPKGLMGKLVDNKDITGLCYLLGILEEIYHFRNGHWQFVQKYIMANTKYATATGGTPITSWIPNQILSVISQMEDVIKALHTLPVAEDEQALILFRKNDETLPTKKGLIEGQLELVRKNNFSAEAVFALNEKFGYNDQHD
- a CDS encoding DUF4395 domain-containing protein, coding for MENKAPADGVEINENIVRLNALWVFILIAFSLFFAATPIYMFLAADFFLRTFNFEKFSLINWHSKNTIQQLNIPDKPIAAEPRRFAAGIGFIVSFIILILLQLHLYKIALGCKIVFAILAFLESFAGICVGCYIYSFIRKTKTIK
- a CDS encoding GldM family protein — encoded protein: MKRSNSLLRVETKMLKDSVQNDGEFISGNQNVYNAIMSINDSVEYLIKRLDSFQNILLEPKLTGIAGYPKNFRSASLANKTFIYNHAAEDLKLSIERIKANLVKVGLNDIKKSIDSLLPTNSEMINSKGAERAWPTFFFAKTPKAVLLLTTEKIKNDLLNISKDMLAHLVYLRTQCMPIKNPEMSDTSLFIVKLLNGVEVPIKLDWSTVSSDSLKEVMFDQIAKHKLTGLIRRNGADISSATFNQKPMNPPPPVKDEQMYAFVGGGGYDEMYLGVDNPVDVAYSAPEGYTQEITLSDGEVVNKSGKYFLRFKKEGFTKVDVYAVKGGVRKLLQERTFKVILIPNPDVYLSGYKGGTISKDIVKVANSIELKNEASNLSNTVYNCESFDVTLVPFDNPIGEVRVKGNKGTAFSAESKGILKNVKRGDVIILDNFKIQTVDGIIRRIPTVVYRVI